From the genome of Colwellia psychrerythraea 34H, one region includes:
- a CDS encoding sarcosine oxidase subunit gamma, giving the protein MSNSIQVESPLHHAQLDQLIGQSSAGGIVLHEHKLLGHLNLRGNCADAEFLAGVQEALGVALPITPCSSAKSELAQIMWLAPDEWLIIVASGNEDEVEQKLRSYLTGHFAVSDISGAQTLIELSGEHVIDLMKKSTGYDLHLDSFPVGKVVGTTFAKTGAHILRVSEDSFQLVVRRSFSDYVWLWIQQGSQEYGLTIV; this is encoded by the coding sequence ATGTCTAACTCAATCCAGGTAGAATCGCCGCTACACCATGCTCAACTTGACCAATTAATTGGCCAATCAAGCGCGGGTGGCATTGTCTTGCATGAGCATAAGTTATTGGGTCACCTTAACTTACGTGGCAACTGTGCGGATGCTGAATTTTTAGCTGGTGTACAAGAAGCACTCGGGGTCGCACTGCCTATTACGCCGTGTAGCAGCGCCAAGAGTGAGCTCGCACAAATCATGTGGTTAGCGCCCGATGAATGGTTAATTATTGTCGCCTCAGGCAATGAAGATGAAGTCGAGCAAAAGCTGCGTTCGTATTTAACCGGCCACTTTGCCGTCAGTGATATCAGTGGCGCGCAAACTCTGATTGAACTGAGTGGTGAGCATGTTATCGACTTGATGAAAAAATCAACTGGTTATGATTTACACCTGGATAGCTTTCCCGTGGGTAAAGTCGTGGGTACCACCTTTGCTAAAACGGGTGCGCATATCTTGCGCGTGAGCGAAGATTCGTTTCAGCTGGTGGTACGTCGCAGTTTTTCTGACTATGTGTGGTTATGGATCCAACAAGGTAGCCAAGAATACGGCCTGACGATCGTTTAA
- a CDS encoding sarcosine oxidase subunit delta, with protein sequence MLLIHCPYCEELREEEEFSPAGQAHIVRPLQPEEISDEQWARYLFFRKNPRGLHHEMWLHAAGCRKYFNATRNTVTYEIMETYKMGLKPSVTASEEGQS encoded by the coding sequence ATGTTACTTATCCACTGTCCTTATTGTGAAGAGCTGCGCGAAGAAGAAGAGTTTAGCCCTGCTGGGCAAGCTCATATCGTGCGCCCACTTCAACCCGAAGAAATTAGTGATGAGCAATGGGCACGTTACTTGTTTTTCCGTAAAAACCCGCGCGGTTTACATCACGAGATGTGGCTACATGCGGCCGGTTGTCGCAAATATTTCAACGCGACCCGAAACACCGTGACCTATGAAATCATGGAAACTTACAAAATGGGCCTAAAGCCCAGCGTCACCGCTAGTGAAGAGGGCCAATCATGA
- a CDS encoding sarcosine oxidase subunit beta family protein, whose product MQQYSGFGLLKHSLTYHENWQRVWSNPTPKKHYDVVIIGGGGHGLATAYYLAKEHGITNIAVIEKGYLGGGNTARNTTIVRSNYLWDEASHLYEHSLKLWEGLAQELNYNLMFSQRGVLNLGHTLQDMRDIERRVNANRLNGIDGEVLTTAQVQEMVPILDCSTNARFPVMGASWQARAGTARHDAVAWGFARAADALGVDLLQQTEVTGIRRKDGAVEGVETNRGFISAGKVACVAAGNSSVIAKMVGMELPLESHPLQAMVSEPLKPILNTVVMSNHVHGYVSQSDKGDLVIGAGIDGYTGYGQRGSFNVVEHTIAAIIEMFPIFSRVRLNRAWGGVVDTCPDACPIISKTHIKGLYFNCGWGTGGFKATPGAGHVFAHTIANDEPHPLAKPFSIDRFSSGELIDEHGAAGVAH is encoded by the coding sequence ATGCAACAATATTCAGGATTTGGTTTATTAAAACACTCGTTAACTTACCACGAGAATTGGCAACGGGTTTGGAGTAATCCTACCCCGAAAAAACACTATGATGTTGTTATCATAGGCGGTGGTGGACATGGTCTGGCAACGGCTTATTATTTAGCGAAAGAGCATGGCATCACTAACATTGCCGTGATTGAAAAAGGTTATTTAGGCGGCGGTAATACCGCGCGTAATACCACCATTGTGCGTTCAAACTATTTATGGGACGAAGCGTCTCACTTATATGAGCATTCCTTAAAATTATGGGAAGGCTTAGCACAAGAGCTGAACTATAACTTGATGTTTAGTCAACGCGGTGTATTAAACCTAGGCCATACCCTACAAGACATGCGTGATATTGAACGCCGCGTGAATGCTAACCGTCTTAACGGCATTGATGGTGAAGTCTTAACCACCGCACAAGTACAAGAAATGGTGCCTATTTTAGATTGCTCAACCAATGCACGTTTTCCGGTGATGGGCGCTTCATGGCAAGCCCGTGCAGGTACGGCTCGTCACGACGCGGTTGCCTGGGGTTTTGCTCGCGCAGCCGATGCGTTAGGGGTTGATTTATTACAGCAAACGGAAGTCACTGGCATTCGCCGTAAAGATGGCGCAGTAGAGGGCGTTGAAACCAATCGCGGCTTTATTTCGGCCGGTAAAGTGGCATGTGTCGCTGCGGGTAACTCCAGTGTTATCGCCAAGATGGTGGGCATGGAATTACCGCTTGAATCTCATCCACTGCAAGCGATGGTATCAGAGCCATTAAAACCAATTTTAAATACCGTGGTGATGTCCAATCATGTCCACGGGTATGTCAGTCAATCCGATAAAGGTGACTTGGTCATCGGCGCGGGTATTGATGGTTATACCGGTTATGGTCAGCGCGGCTCTTTTAATGTGGTTGAGCATACTATTGCCGCCATTATCGAAATGTTTCCTATTTTCAGTCGTGTGCGTCTTAATCGCGCCTGGGGCGGCGTGGTTGATACGTGCCCAGATGCCTGTCCTATCATTTCGAAAACACACATCAAAGGACTGTATTTTAACTGTGGTTGGGGCACGGGTGGTTTTAAGGCTACGCCGGGCGCTGGGCATGTCTTTGCGCATACTATCGCCAACGATGAGCCACACCCGTTAGCCAAACCCTTTAGTATCGACCGCTTTTCATCAGGCGAATTAATTGACGAACACGGCGCTGCCGGTGTTGCGCACTAA
- the nhaC gene encoding Na+/H+ antiporter NhaC, producing the protein MTEKNIIKPSLFMAILPIILTLTILGIQLFYYGDFTPHIPLAIGIAITATLGWFRGYRWDDMEKGVMHVIRVGLPSIAILMTVGMIVGVWIASGTVPALIYYGLKVLNPEIFLAAAMVLCAVVSVSLGTSWGTTGTVGLALMGIGSGFDVPMYWTAGAVVSGAFFGDKISPLSDTTNLAPAVTGVNLFDHIRNMLPTTVPAMLIALVIYIFVGFNLIGSNEVDFSKIEAITNGLESNFNISLLVLLPPLLVIVLALKKMPALPSLFAGVLAGALLAIFVQGASLHEIFNFMQSGYKIETGVSEIDGLLNRGGVQSMTWVITLVVIALGFGGVLERTKCLETIITAILSRVKSFFGLQASATGAAIATNLVAGDPYLSIALPGRMFAPAYVDKGYSKLNLSRAVEEGGTLISPLIPWNAGGAFVITALGLGIAEGNIENLLYIPLAFACWLSPLIGLTYAALGRFSPKMSAEELDRYQREEEEISENKTVEVRKGANMSAKHA; encoded by the coding sequence ATGACTGAAAAAAATATAATAAAACCCAGTTTATTTATGGCAATACTGCCGATAATATTGACACTGACAATTCTAGGCATTCAATTATTCTATTACGGCGACTTTACGCCTCATATTCCTCTCGCTATTGGAATCGCGATTACAGCCACTTTGGGATGGTTTCGTGGTTATCGCTGGGATGATATGGAAAAAGGAGTGATGCACGTTATTCGTGTCGGGCTTCCATCAATTGCTATTCTAATGACCGTTGGTATGATCGTCGGCGTCTGGATTGCCTCAGGTACTGTACCAGCGCTAATATACTACGGATTAAAAGTATTGAATCCAGAAATATTTTTAGCTGCAGCCATGGTGTTATGTGCCGTAGTATCTGTATCTTTAGGAACATCTTGGGGTACAACAGGTACCGTAGGCCTTGCCTTGATGGGTATTGGTTCTGGCTTTGATGTCCCAATGTACTGGACTGCCGGGGCTGTAGTTTCCGGTGCTTTCTTTGGTGACAAAATATCACCACTCTCTGATACTACCAATTTGGCACCTGCAGTAACGGGCGTCAATTTATTTGATCATATTCGTAATATGTTACCAACAACGGTACCTGCAATGCTTATTGCTTTGGTCATCTATATATTCGTTGGATTTAATCTAATTGGTTCGAATGAAGTCGACTTCTCTAAAATAGAAGCTATTACTAATGGTCTAGAGAGCAATTTCAATATCAGCTTATTAGTGTTACTACCTCCATTACTGGTCATTGTGCTTGCCCTTAAAAAGATGCCTGCCTTACCTTCGTTGTTCGCTGGTGTATTGGCTGGTGCGTTACTCGCTATATTCGTTCAGGGCGCTTCATTGCATGAAATATTTAACTTCATGCAATCAGGTTATAAAATTGAAACCGGTGTTTCTGAAATTGATGGCTTGCTAAATCGTGGTGGTGTTCAATCAATGACCTGGGTTATCACGTTAGTTGTCATTGCGTTAGGTTTTGGCGGCGTACTTGAACGTACCAAATGTCTGGAAACTATTATTACGGCAATACTTAGCCGCGTTAAGTCATTTTTTGGCTTACAAGCATCAGCTACGGGTGCTGCAATAGCAACCAACCTTGTTGCTGGCGACCCTTACCTTTCCATTGCGTTACCAGGAAGAATGTTTGCACCAGCTTATGTTGATAAAGGTTACTCGAAATTGAACTTATCACGTGCTGTTGAAGAAGGTGGAACCTTAATTTCTCCGCTAATACCTTGGAATGCTGGTGGTGCTTTTGTTATTACCGCACTAGGTTTGGGGATTGCTGAAGGTAACATTGAAAACCTACTTTATATTCCGTTAGCATTCGCCTGTTGGTTATCTCCATTAATTGGTTTGACTTATGCCGCACTTGGACGTTTTTCACCAAAAATGTCAGCGGAAGAGTTAGACCGATATCAACGTGAAGAAGAGGAAATATCTGAAAATAAAACTGTTGAAGTAAGGAAAGGGGCGAATATGTCCGCCAAACACGCTTAG
- the purU gene encoding formyltetrahydrofolate deformylase, producing MKPVSQTHIITADCPSRPGTVDVVTRFLCEKGFYINEIHSFDDTAVNRFFIRIEFRAQTATDFSAETFSQEFEQRASEFEMQWQLASSPYKSKVVIMVSKHDHCLNDLLYRYRTGDLDIEIPAIISNHPDLEELAKWHGIPYYHLPITKDTKPEQEAKVWQIIQESDADLVVLARYMQVLSSDLCQKLSGKAINIHHSLLPGFKGARPYFQAYDRGIKLVGATAHYVSDDLDEGPIISQGVETVDHGYYPKDLAAKGRDIECLTLSRAVRCHIEHRIFMYGKKTVVFSK from the coding sequence ATCAAACCTGTATCGCAAACGCATATTATTACCGCAGATTGTCCTAGTCGGCCGGGAACGGTTGATGTGGTGACCCGTTTTTTGTGCGAAAAAGGCTTCTATATTAATGAAATTCACTCGTTTGATGATACCGCGGTCAATCGTTTTTTCATCCGCATAGAATTTAGAGCACAGACGGCGACAGACTTTAGCGCTGAAACCTTTAGCCAAGAGTTTGAGCAACGCGCCAGTGAATTTGAGATGCAATGGCAACTAGCCTCCAGTCCGTATAAATCTAAAGTTGTGATCATGGTGTCCAAACACGATCATTGCTTGAATGACTTATTATACCGTTATCGCACCGGCGATTTGGATATAGAGATCCCCGCGATCATCTCTAATCACCCAGATTTAGAAGAGCTCGCTAAATGGCATGGAATTCCTTATTACCACCTGCCCATCACGAAGGACACTAAACCTGAGCAAGAAGCCAAGGTATGGCAGATAATTCAAGAATCTGATGCGGACTTGGTGGTATTAGCGCGTTATATGCAGGTCTTATCGAGCGATTTGTGTCAGAAGTTGTCCGGTAAAGCCATTAATATTCACCACTCGTTATTACCAGGCTTTAAGGGCGCAAGACCGTATTTTCAAGCCTATGACCGCGGCATTAAGTTAGTGGGCGCGACTGCGCATTATGTCAGTGATGACCTCGATGAAGGGCCAATCATCAGCCAAGGCGTTGAGACGGTTGACCACGGTTATTATCCTAAAGACTTAGCGGCTAAAGGACGTGATATAGAATGTTTAACGCTGTCGCGTGCGGTGCGTTGTCATATTGAACATCGCATATTCATGTACGGGAAAAAGACTGTGGTCTTTTCTAAGTAG
- a CDS encoding helix-turn-helix domain-containing protein, producing the protein MSMTVASKHDVRAVRAIGIGAQLKSIRMRNKLTLKEAGNLTNLAPSTLSKIENEQISPTFTVMQKLATGLNIELPQLFTKPTVAQAVGRRDVTLKGQGNYHLTSTYEHELLSTQFSHKKMMPYKCRVHARSFNDFGEWVRHSGEEYMLVLEGEVQLLTEFYEPVNLVEGDSVYYDAMMGHLVISVSDHDAQILWVTTK; encoded by the coding sequence ATGTCAATGACAGTAGCAAGTAAACATGACGTACGCGCAGTAAGGGCTATTGGCATAGGTGCGCAGCTAAAGTCGATCCGAATGAGGAACAAGCTAACCCTTAAAGAAGCAGGTAACCTGACTAACTTGGCGCCTTCAACTTTATCTAAAATTGAGAATGAACAAATTTCGCCAACCTTTACTGTGATGCAAAAGTTAGCAACTGGTTTAAATATTGAGTTACCACAATTATTTACTAAACCAACAGTGGCTCAAGCAGTTGGCCGCCGTGATGTAACGTTAAAGGGGCAAGGTAATTATCATTTAACTTCCACGTATGAGCATGAGTTACTGTCCACGCAATTTAGCCATAAAAAAATGATGCCATACAAATGCAGAGTTCACGCGCGAAGTTTCAATGACTTCGGTGAATGGGTACGCCATAGTGGTGAAGAGTACATGTTAGTGCTTGAAGGGGAGGTACAATTGCTTACCGAATTCTATGAACCCGTGAATTTAGTAGAAGGCGATAGCGTCTATTATGATGCAATGATGGGGCATTTAGTTATTTCTGTGAGTGACCATGATGCACAAATTCTCTGGGTAACCACCAAGTAG
- a CDS encoding sarcosine oxidase subunit alpha, translating to MSQVNRIAGSSKRINRNRTLTFSFNGKEYTGFEGDTVASALLANGVDVVGRSFKYSRPRGIITSDSQEPNAIFQIGSTQATTIPNPRATQTDLYQGLTASSTNGWPNVDFDLMGTVGKLGGSMMPPGFYYKTFMFPQSLWMSYEHLIRKGAGLGASPQQNDPDSYDKMHHHCDVMIVGGGPAGLAAALSAAQTGARVIISDEQNEFGGSLLCSTQQIDGQLPSQWVEKTVAQLSEMDNVMLLPRSTVFGYYDHNLVGINERRTDHLGEHQLQSTRQRVHKVRAKQVILATGAHERPLVYGNNDVPGCMLANAISTYINRYDVVPGKQLVLMTTNDNAYKTAIDWHQAGRKVVAIVDTRSTSNGDLVNKVKKLGIDIIFGHGVIEVKGSKRVKGVEVAPINASNHSVTGPAKHIVCDTVASSGGWSPVIHLSSHTGSRPVWNDDIAGFVPGDTVQKQHSCGGLEGVYALSKVISDGFTTGAVAAEAAGKGDGRYAGNSPTTSDPQEDASMALFHIPHSKKTSRAPKQFVDYQNDVTAAGIELANREGFESIEHVKRYTALGFGTDQGKLGNINGMAITAKSLGKTIPETGTTIFRPMYTPTTFGALAGADVKHLFDPARFSAMHKWHLENGAEFEDVGQWKRPWYFPQPGETMQQSLERECLATRNSVGILDASTLGKIDIQGKDAREFLNRVYTNPWSKLGVGKCRYGVMCKEDGMVFDDGVTVCLDDNRFIMTTTTGGAAGVLQWLELWHQTEWPELEVYFSTVTDHWSTMTISGPNSRKVLEKICDIDVSNDSFKYMDWRAATVAGVKARIFRISFTGELSFEINVQANYGMHAWKAVMAAGEEFNITPYGTETMHILRAEKGFIIVGQDTDGSVTPQDLDMDWVVGKKKDFSFIGKRSWTRFDNKRDDRKQMVGLKPKDPTFVLPEGAQIVFEKNQSIPMKMVGHVTSSYYSACMGYSFALAVVKGGISRKGESVYLPLSDGTTVEAEICSPVFYDPKGDRQNV from the coding sequence ATGAGCCAAGTTAATCGAATCGCTGGAAGCAGCAAACGCATTAATCGCAACCGCACCTTAACCTTTAGCTTTAACGGCAAAGAATATACAGGTTTTGAAGGCGATACCGTCGCATCAGCCTTGTTAGCTAATGGTGTTGATGTCGTTGGGCGTAGTTTTAAGTACTCACGTCCTCGCGGTATTATTACCAGTGACTCGCAAGAGCCGAACGCCATTTTTCAAATTGGCTCGACGCAAGCGACCACTATTCCTAACCCACGCGCGACACAAACCGACTTGTACCAAGGATTAACCGCAAGCTCAACCAACGGTTGGCCTAATGTTGATTTCGATTTAATGGGCACCGTGGGCAAATTAGGTGGCTCGATGATGCCGCCCGGGTTTTATTACAAAACCTTTATGTTTCCACAATCGTTATGGATGTCATACGAGCACTTAATTCGCAAAGGCGCTGGTTTAGGGGCAAGTCCTCAGCAAAATGACCCGGACAGTTATGACAAAATGCACCATCATTGTGATGTGATGATTGTCGGTGGTGGTCCTGCGGGCTTAGCCGCAGCGTTATCTGCTGCGCAAACAGGCGCACGCGTTATCATCAGTGATGAGCAAAATGAATTTGGCGGCAGTTTATTATGCTCAACGCAGCAAATAGATGGCCAATTGCCGAGTCAATGGGTAGAAAAAACCGTGGCACAGCTTAGCGAGATGGATAACGTGATGTTACTTCCTCGCAGCACGGTGTTTGGTTATTACGACCATAACCTAGTGGGCATTAATGAACGTCGCACCGACCATTTAGGTGAGCATCAACTGCAAAGCACCCGTCAACGCGTGCATAAAGTGCGCGCTAAACAAGTGATTTTAGCCACCGGTGCTCATGAGCGTCCGCTTGTTTATGGTAACAATGACGTGCCAGGTTGTATGTTAGCCAATGCAATTTCTACCTACATTAATCGCTATGATGTAGTACCAGGCAAGCAATTGGTGTTAATGACCACCAATGATAATGCCTACAAAACCGCGATTGATTGGCATCAAGCCGGTCGTAAAGTGGTCGCTATCGTTGATACGCGAAGCACCTCAAATGGCGACTTGGTCAATAAGGTCAAAAAACTGGGCATCGATATCATCTTTGGCCATGGCGTGATTGAAGTCAAAGGCAGCAAACGCGTCAAAGGCGTTGAGGTTGCGCCAATCAATGCGAGTAATCACAGTGTTACTGGTCCAGCGAAACATATTGTCTGTGATACGGTTGCCAGCTCAGGTGGTTGGAGCCCTGTTATTCATTTGTCATCACACACAGGCTCGCGTCCGGTGTGGAACGACGACATTGCGGGGTTTGTACCCGGTGATACCGTGCAAAAGCAACACAGTTGCGGTGGACTGGAAGGCGTTTACGCGTTATCAAAAGTCATCAGTGATGGTTTCACCACTGGCGCTGTCGCAGCAGAGGCCGCAGGCAAAGGTGATGGACGTTATGCGGGGAACTCGCCAACAACCAGCGACCCACAAGAAGATGCGTCCATGGCGCTGTTTCACATACCGCACAGTAAAAAAACCAGTCGCGCGCCAAAACAGTTTGTTGATTATCAAAATGATGTCACCGCCGCAGGTATTGAACTGGCAAACCGTGAAGGCTTTGAATCGATTGAGCATGTCAAACGCTACACCGCGTTAGGTTTTGGTACGGACCAAGGCAAGTTAGGTAATATCAACGGCATGGCAATTACCGCTAAATCGTTAGGTAAAACTATCCCTGAAACGGGCACCACTATCTTCCGCCCTATGTATACCCCCACCACGTTTGGCGCCTTAGCGGGTGCGGATGTGAAGCACTTGTTCGACCCAGCACGTTTTAGCGCTATGCATAAATGGCATTTAGAAAATGGCGCTGAGTTTGAAGATGTTGGCCAATGGAAACGCCCGTGGTACTTCCCACAGCCAGGCGAAACCATGCAGCAATCACTCGAGCGTGAATGTTTAGCAACACGTAACAGTGTCGGTATTTTAGATGCTTCGACCTTAGGTAAAATTGATATTCAAGGCAAAGATGCACGCGAATTTTTAAACCGCGTCTATACCAACCCATGGAGCAAGTTAGGCGTAGGCAAATGTCGCTACGGCGTTATGTGTAAAGAAGACGGTATGGTCTTTGATGATGGGGTTACCGTCTGTCTTGACGATAATCGTTTTATCATGACCACCACCACTGGCGGGGCGGCGGGCGTATTGCAATGGTTAGAGCTATGGCATCAAACCGAGTGGCCTGAGCTGGAGGTGTATTTCTCAACCGTGACTGACCATTGGTCAACCATGACTATCTCAGGACCTAACTCTCGTAAAGTCTTGGAGAAAATCTGTGATATTGATGTCAGTAATGACAGTTTCAAGTACATGGATTGGCGCGCAGCGACGGTTGCGGGGGTTAAAGCACGCATTTTCCGTATCTCGTTTACCGGCGAGCTGTCGTTTGAAATTAACGTGCAAGCAAACTATGGCATGCATGCCTGGAAAGCGGTGATGGCGGCGGGTGAAGAATTTAATATCACCCCGTATGGCACCGAAACCATGCATATTTTACGTGCAGAAAAAGGCTTTATCATTGTCGGACAAGACACCGATGGCTCGGTGACACCACAAGATTTAGACATGGACTGGGTTGTGGGTAAGAAAAAAGACTTTAGCTTTATTGGTAAACGCTCTTGGACGCGCTTTGACAATAAACGTGACGATCGTAAACAAATGGTGGGCTTGAAACCGAAAGACCCTACTTTTGTACTGCCTGAAGGCGCACAAATTGTCTTTGAGAAAAACCAATCCATCCCAATGAAAATGGTGGGTCACGTTACCTCAAGTTATTACAGTGCTTGTATGGGCTACTCGTTTGCCTTAGCAGTCGTTAAAGGCGGTATTAGCCGCAAAGGTGAGAGTGTCTATTTGCCATTAAGTGATGGCACCACCGTGGAAGCTGAAATTTGCAGCCCAGTATTTTATGATCCAAAGGGAGACCGTCAAAATGTCTAA
- the glyA gene encoding serine hydroxymethyltransferase — protein MFYKNDQIAGFDDSIWQAMEQEDKRQQDHVELIASENYTSARVMQAQGSQLTNKYAEGYPGKRYYGGCEHVDVIEQLAIDRAKELFGADYANVQPHSGSQANAAVFMALLKPGETVLGMSLAHGGHLTHGSKVSFSGKIYNAVQYGLNEATGEIDYEEVERLAKEHQPKMIIAGFSAYSRVVDWQRFRDIADSIGAWLFVDMAHVAGLVAAGLYPNPVPIADVVTTTTHKTLRGPRGGLILAKQNDELAKKLNSAVFPAGQGGPLMHVIAAKAICFKEALGEGYVEYQQQVIDNAREMAKTFQTRGYNVVSGGTDNHLFLLDLIDKGITGKDADAALGRANITVNKNSVPNDPQSPFVTSGLRIGTPAITSRGFGLEEAAALTGWICDVLDDISNEQVIDDVRSKVLDLCEKNPVYR, from the coding sequence ATGTTTTACAAAAATGATCAAATAGCCGGTTTCGATGACAGTATTTGGCAAGCCATGGAGCAAGAAGACAAACGTCAACAAGATCACGTTGAATTAATTGCCTCAGAAAACTATACCAGTGCGCGCGTGATGCAAGCCCAAGGCAGTCAACTGACCAACAAATACGCCGAAGGTTATCCTGGTAAACGTTATTACGGCGGCTGTGAACACGTTGATGTGATTGAGCAACTGGCGATTGATCGTGCAAAAGAATTGTTCGGCGCTGATTACGCCAATGTACAACCCCATTCTGGCTCACAAGCCAATGCCGCAGTATTTATGGCCTTGCTTAAGCCCGGTGAAACGGTGCTCGGCATGAGCTTAGCGCACGGTGGTCATTTAACCCACGGCTCTAAAGTAAGCTTCTCTGGTAAAATTTATAACGCAGTGCAATACGGCTTAAATGAAGCAACCGGTGAAATTGACTACGAAGAAGTCGAGCGTCTTGCAAAAGAGCATCAACCGAAAATGATTATTGCCGGTTTCTCAGCGTATTCACGTGTGGTTGATTGGCAGCGTTTTCGTGACATTGCCGATAGCATTGGCGCGTGGTTATTTGTCGATATGGCGCACGTAGCTGGTTTAGTGGCGGCAGGTCTTTATCCTAACCCGGTACCGATTGCGGATGTGGTGACTACCACTACCCATAAAACCTTACGTGGTCCTCGTGGCGGTTTGATTTTAGCGAAACAAAATGACGAACTGGCTAAGAAATTAAATTCAGCGGTATTCCCTGCCGGTCAAGGTGGCCCGTTGATGCATGTTATCGCGGCCAAAGCGATTTGTTTCAAAGAAGCACTTGGCGAGGGTTATGTTGAGTATCAGCAACAGGTTATCGATAACGCCCGTGAAATGGCAAAAACATTCCAAACCCGTGGTTATAACGTAGTTTCTGGCGGTACGGACAATCATTTATTTTTATTGGATTTAATCGATAAAGGTATTACCGGTAAAGACGCCGATGCTGCGCTTGGCCGCGCTAATATCACGGTCAATAAAAACTCCGTGCCTAACGACCCACAATCACCATTTGTCACCAGTGGTCTGCGTATCGGCACACCAGCCATCACCAGTCGTGGTTTTGGACTTGAGGAAGCAGCAGCATTAACGGGTTGGATTTGTGATGTGTTAGATGACATTAGCAATGAGCAAGTGATTGATGACGTGCGAAGTAAAGTGTTGGACTTATGTGAAAAAAATCCGGTCTACCGCTAG